One part of the Vitis riparia cultivar Riparia Gloire de Montpellier isolate 1030 chromosome 15, EGFV_Vit.rip_1.0, whole genome shotgun sequence genome encodes these proteins:
- the LOC117931554 gene encoding RGS1-HXK1-interacting protein 1-like, with protein MATTVAECESKPSPGDYPPDEKPKSLEEVASSWIEYGVNQAQLLHKTLDDTVNSFIEASGSRFSQILSTSSAHLQQTIESLKDVKSEYDVYEDLAVGKIKEGILVAASNPLITSGVCVGLGCLLLKRPRHFLYYNTLRLLVSEESMVARADAKVNELRKSIDLLKAESEKLEKRALQAEDEMKRGRTKLRQAGNQIQSVIRSAYKIERQARGLKDILGELPSREASRFRSQVSNLASEAKRERSALNKEVSKISNYGISV; from the exons ATGGCGACAACAGTAGCAGAATGCGAATCAAAACCATCACCTGGAGATTATCCTCCCGACGAAAAACCAAAATCCCTAGAAGAAGTAGCCTCGTCATGGATCGAATACGGGGTCAATCAAGCTCAGCTCTTGCACAAAACCCTAGACGACACTGTCAATTCATTCATTGAAGCCTCTGGATCTCGCTTCTCTCAAATTCTGTCCACTTCTTCTGCTCATCTCCAACAAACCATT GAATCTCTGAAAGATGTTAAATCTGAATATGATGTCTACGAGGATCTTGCTGTTGGAAAGATTAAAG AGGGTATTCTCGTTGCAGCATCAAATCCATTGATTACATCCGGGGTGTGTGTTGGTTTGGGATGTTTGCTGCTAAAAA GGCCAAGGCATTTCTTATACTATAACACCTTGCGGCTTCTTGTCAGTGAAGAG TCCATGGTTGCCAGAGCTGATGCTAAAGTGAATGAGTTGCGGAAATCAATTGACCTTCTGAAGGCTGAAAGTGAGAAATTGGAG AAGAGGGCATTACAAGCTGAAGATGAGATGAAACGAGGGAGGACAAAGCTCAG ACAAGCTGGGAATCAGATTCAAAGTGTCATTCGCTCAGCTTATAAGATTGAAAGACAAGCAAGGG GCTTGAAAGATATTCTTGGAGAACTTCCAAGTAGAGAAGCATCTCGATTCCGATCACAG GTTTCCAATCTTGCTTCTGAGGCCAAACGAGAAAGGAGTGCTTTGAACAAGGAGGTCTCAAAAATCAGTAACTATGGGATTTCTGTCTGA